In one Corallococcus sp. EGB genomic region, the following are encoded:
- a CDS encoding pentapeptide repeat-containing protein, with protein sequence MAQDDSAVVKRLQQEDAFENETFEGLDLQNVDLGDKEFYRCTFLNCELQEGRWKDALLEACVFQGCNLTRANFNAIRLRGVRFEGSKLMGIDWTGVAPNPEVGFEECGMPYSSFVGLSLRQTSFVRCVAREANFFDMDLTDADFTGADLTGSNFRGCTLTRTDFSGATGLVLIPAQNRLKDTRIPQDTAMSVVHELGMLVEGYHAKTGRGGAKKPGAKR encoded by the coding sequence ATGGCCCAGGACGACAGCGCGGTGGTGAAGCGGCTCCAGCAGGAGGACGCGTTCGAGAACGAGACGTTCGAGGGGTTGGACCTCCAGAACGTGGACCTGGGCGACAAGGAGTTCTACCGGTGCACGTTCCTGAACTGTGAGTTGCAGGAGGGCCGGTGGAAGGACGCGCTCCTGGAGGCGTGCGTGTTCCAGGGCTGCAACCTGACGCGCGCGAACTTCAACGCCATCCGGCTGCGGGGCGTGCGCTTCGAGGGCTCGAAGCTGATGGGCATCGACTGGACGGGCGTGGCGCCGAACCCGGAGGTGGGCTTCGAGGAGTGCGGCATGCCCTACAGCTCGTTCGTGGGGCTGAGCCTGCGCCAGACGTCCTTCGTGCGCTGCGTGGCGCGCGAGGCGAACTTCTTCGACATGGACCTGACGGACGCGGACTTCACCGGCGCGGACCTCACCGGGAGCAACTTCCGGGGCTGCACGCTCACCCGGACGGACTTCTCCGGGGCCACGGGCCTGGTGCTCATCCCCGCACAGAACCGGCTGAAGGACACGCGCATCCCGCAGGACACGGCGATGTCCGTGGTCCATGAGCTGGGGATGCTCGTGGAGGGCTACCACGCGAAGACGGGACGCGGAGGGGCGAAGAAGCCGGGAGCGAAGCGGTAA
- a CDS encoding serine/threonine-protein kinase: protein MMKNEAGAARRSPPAAGVTGVPSDLADRTQAADVESLFAEAPAPVEPPARSNTGSSNTGSSNTGSSSTWDGPSRPGTGGTGDTGNNTHPSIQGHALRPGMRLQHYELIRELGSGGMGTVFLARDVRLGRRVAIKFLHSEDADITRRFILEARATARCSHENIVIIYEVGEFAGGPFMVLEYLQGKPLTKVLGNQRLPPARAVELMVPVVKALACAHEQGIVHRDLKPENIVVTDSGAIKVLDFGIAKVLQGDEPAEAPAGGPQVQPRLHSVEGLGEDVSNLTRKGAIMGTMAFMSPEQWGIGVAVDNRTDIWAVGLMLFRMLAGKHPLDPLRGPQLMVTGMLDEPMPLLKSMAPDVPQELAAVVDRCLLKRKDERYPDAASLLRALEPFLPGRMSRELRVDESPYAGLSSFQEADADRFFGRTREIAALVNRINDRPLLAVVGPSGTGKSSFVRAGLVPVLKRSGTPWEALVIRPGRSPLSALASIVAPLMSSSTTIEDDLQEQQRVVERLRAEPGYVGNVLRSRARREKRRILLFIDQFEELYTLVPDAQERLAFTACLSGIADDATTPIRVILSIRSDFLDRVPEDERFMSELSQGLYFLTAPSREGLKDALVQPAERAGYQFESPAMVSSMLEHLDATQGALPLLQFAATQLWEARDVTNRLLTESAYQAMGGIAGALASHADSVLESLSTQERTLVRALFLRLVTPERTRAIVSLDELRELTKDTGEMQRLIDHLVQARLLVVQTGGGATGATVEIVHESLLHSWPTLRRWLDEGQEDSAFLEQLRNAARQWQGKHFDPHLLWRGELVEEAQRFQRRYRGELPQVQQDFLTAVFAQAKKGRRLKQALLIGSTTFLGLLVVAAVVALVVIRNAQQEAEKQAQAAQAAEIIARAAESNARGAEAEAKQRLAEVQAKELERQKAQQAAEAANEQVALANQELLSKNDELVSALKRAQEAQLRARSAKKRAEESAASARDAREDALRAAEELSTLLKREKERVSRLQSQLGSPVIEVLK from the coding sequence ATGATGAAGAACGAAGCAGGTGCCGCGCGGCGCAGTCCCCCCGCGGCAGGCGTGACAGGTGTGCCCTCGGATCTCGCGGACCGGACCCAGGCCGCGGACGTGGAGTCCCTCTTCGCAGAGGCTCCGGCGCCGGTGGAGCCGCCGGCACGCTCGAACACGGGCTCGTCGAACACGGGCTCGTCGAACACGGGCTCCTCGTCCACCTGGGACGGGCCGTCGCGTCCGGGCACGGGCGGCACCGGTGACACCGGCAACAACACCCACCCCTCCATCCAGGGCCACGCGCTGCGCCCGGGCATGCGCCTGCAGCACTACGAGCTCATCCGCGAGCTGGGCTCCGGCGGCATGGGCACGGTGTTCCTCGCACGCGACGTGCGGCTGGGACGCCGGGTGGCCATCAAGTTCCTGCACAGCGAGGACGCCGACATCACCCGGCGCTTCATCCTGGAGGCGCGCGCCACCGCGCGGTGCAGCCACGAGAACATCGTCATCATCTACGAGGTGGGCGAGTTCGCTGGCGGCCCCTTCATGGTGCTGGAGTACCTGCAGGGCAAGCCGCTGACGAAGGTGCTGGGCAACCAGCGCCTGCCGCCCGCGCGCGCGGTGGAGCTGATGGTGCCGGTGGTGAAGGCGCTCGCGTGCGCCCACGAGCAGGGCATCGTCCACCGCGACCTCAAGCCGGAGAACATCGTGGTGACGGACTCGGGCGCCATCAAGGTGCTCGACTTCGGCATCGCCAAGGTGCTCCAGGGCGACGAGCCCGCGGAGGCGCCCGCGGGCGGCCCGCAGGTCCAGCCGCGCCTGCACTCGGTGGAGGGCCTGGGCGAGGACGTGTCCAACCTCACCCGCAAGGGCGCCATCATGGGCACCATGGCCTTCATGTCCCCGGAGCAGTGGGGCATCGGGGTGGCCGTGGACAACCGCACGGACATCTGGGCCGTGGGGTTGATGCTGTTCCGCATGCTCGCCGGCAAGCACCCGTTGGATCCGCTGCGCGGCCCGCAGCTGATGGTCACGGGCATGCTGGACGAGCCCATGCCGCTGCTCAAGAGCATGGCGCCGGACGTGCCGCAGGAGCTGGCGGCCGTCGTGGACCGCTGCCTGCTCAAGCGCAAGGACGAGCGCTATCCGGACGCGGCCTCGCTCCTGCGCGCGCTGGAGCCCTTCCTCCCCGGCCGCATGAGCCGCGAGCTGCGCGTGGACGAGAGCCCCTACGCGGGCCTCAGCTCCTTCCAGGAGGCGGACGCGGACCGCTTCTTCGGGCGCACCCGTGAAATCGCCGCGCTGGTGAACCGCATCAATGACCGGCCGCTGCTGGCCGTGGTGGGCCCCTCCGGCACGGGCAAGTCGTCGTTCGTGCGCGCGGGCCTGGTGCCCGTGCTCAAGCGCTCCGGCACGCCCTGGGAGGCCCTGGTCATCCGGCCCGGACGCAGCCCGCTGTCGGCGCTGGCCAGCATCGTCGCGCCGCTGATGAGCTCGTCCACCACCATCGAGGACGACCTGCAGGAGCAGCAGCGGGTGGTGGAGCGGCTGCGCGCGGAGCCCGGCTACGTGGGCAACGTGCTGCGCAGCCGCGCGCGGCGCGAGAAGCGGCGCATCCTGCTCTTCATCGACCAGTTCGAGGAGCTCTACACGCTGGTGCCGGACGCGCAGGAGCGGCTGGCCTTCACCGCGTGCCTGTCCGGCATCGCGGACGACGCGACCACGCCCATCCGCGTCATCCTCTCCATCCGCTCGGACTTCCTGGACCGCGTGCCGGAGGACGAGCGCTTCATGTCGGAGCTCAGCCAGGGGCTCTACTTCCTCACCGCGCCGTCGCGCGAGGGGCTGAAGGACGCGCTGGTGCAGCCGGCGGAGCGCGCGGGCTACCAGTTCGAGAGCCCCGCCATGGTGTCCAGCATGCTGGAGCACCTGGACGCGACGCAGGGCGCGCTGCCGCTGCTGCAGTTCGCCGCCACCCAGCTGTGGGAGGCGCGCGACGTCACGAACCGCCTGCTCACGGAGAGCGCCTACCAGGCCATGGGCGGCATCGCGGGCGCGCTGGCCAGCCACGCGGACAGCGTGCTGGAGAGCCTGTCCACGCAGGAGCGCACGCTGGTGCGCGCGCTCTTCCTGCGGCTCGTCACCCCGGAGCGCACGCGCGCCATCGTGTCCCTGGACGAGCTGCGCGAGCTGACGAAGGACACCGGGGAGATGCAGCGCCTCATCGACCACCTGGTGCAGGCGCGCCTCCTGGTGGTGCAGACCGGCGGCGGCGCCACGGGCGCCACGGTGGAGATCGTCCACGAGTCGCTCCTGCACAGCTGGCCCACGCTGCGGCGCTGGCTGGACGAGGGCCAGGAGGACTCCGCGTTCCTGGAGCAGCTGCGCAACGCGGCCCGGCAGTGGCAGGGCAAGCACTTCGACCCGCACCTCCTGTGGCGCGGCGAACTGGTGGAGGAGGCCCAGCGCTTCCAGCGGCGCTACCGGGGGGAGCTGCCCCAGGTGCAGCAGGACTTCCTCACGGCGGTGTTCGCGCAGGCGAAGAAGGGCCGCCGGCTGAAGCAGGCGCTGCTCATCGGCAGCACCACGTTCCTGGGGCTCCTGGTGGTGGCGGCGGTGGTGGCGCTCGTCGTCATCCGCAACGCGCAGCAGGAGGCCGAGAAGCAGGCCCAGGCGGCGCAGGCGGCGGAGATCATCGCGCGCGCCGCCGAGTCCAACGCCCGCGGCGCGGAGGCCGAGGCCAAGCAGCGTCTGGCCGAGGTGCAGGCCAAGGAATTGGAGCGCCAGAAGGCGCAGCAGGCGGCGGAGGCGGCCAACGAACAGGTGGCGCTGGCCAACCAGGAGCTGCTCAGCAAGAACGATGAGCTGGTGTCCGCGCTGAAGCGGGCCCAAGAGGCGCAGCTGCGCGCCCGGAGCGCGAAGAAGCGCGCCGAGGAGAGCGCCGCGTCCGCGCGCGACGCCCGCGAGGACGCCCTCCGCGCGGCGGAAGAACTCTCCACGTTGCTCAAGCGGGAGAAGGAGCGCGTCTCCCGCCTGCAATCCCAGCTCGGCAGTCCGGTCATCGAGGTCCTGAAGTGA
- a CDS encoding DUF4215 domain-containing protein, protein MTRVPTSPPPGGSLLVRALLLVAAPLLLLSSCYQATTVDCPAGLVCPDGMKCAANQATCISTDCGDGVIQDHEQCDDGNVVDGDGCSHDCQSTETCGNGVVDRVTNEKCDDGNTEDGDGCSADCKSNELCGNGVTDTAVGEKCDDGNNTSGDGCSADCLSNETCGNGYTDPSKGEKCDDGNTVSGDGCSADCLSQESCGNGYVDVAKGEKCDDGNNINGDGCSSDCKSNETCGNGVLDTIKGEICDDGNNVSEDGCSADCRSAEGCGNGVRDGEEQCDDKGESATCNINCTVRVCGDGIVNRTAGEQCDDKGESAYCNANCTLRACGDGVVNTSAGEQCDNPGPVNSPTCDADCTIAFCGDGFTNATRGELCDTAGNSRTCNADCTPAACGDRFLNTAAGEQCDDGPNSPICDVDCTPVACGDGVTNTAAKEQCDDGNTRDDDDCLSTCKPNICGDGVVNVNGPDRPESCDDGNTRTETACDYGTATCEACSSDCKTRLELKGNVCGDNVKDATHEACDDGNTETEDACPYGTATCKVCRFDCKEVLSRTGNVCGDNVKDADHEVCDDGNTKTETACPYGQADCQACRNDCQETLTLHGNVCGDGAKDPNPANEVCDDGNTKTETACPYGTATCQVCRGDCKEILTVKGNVCGDGVADLAHETCDDGNLITETACPYGQASCKRCSSDCQTILNLQGNVCGDGVQDVSSANEVCDDGNTVTESSCPYGQASCKVCRGDCKELIPATGNVCGDGVLDSAHETCDDGNLITETACPYGQASCKRCSSDCQTVLNLQGNVCGDGVVDSTRETCDDGNPTCGSCSADCQLKTLRAATGTITASASTNMNDGETFTISDGLNTPVTFEVDRDNKLKNPANQRVALSNTGTTPATQVALIIRDAINAVTDPFEITATVGTNSTIVNLTHNLKGTIGNQAMTEKISNVDFKVNGMNGGAGYDCTEGKACVADEDCQHDLVCGASKTCVPAP, encoded by the coding sequence ATGACACGCGTCCCCACCTCCCCGCCCCCGGGCGGCTCCCTCCTGGTGCGCGCCCTGCTGCTCGTGGCCGCGCCGCTCCTGCTGCTCTCCTCCTGCTATCAGGCCACCACCGTGGACTGCCCCGCGGGGCTGGTGTGTCCGGACGGCATGAAGTGCGCCGCCAACCAGGCCACGTGCATCTCCACGGACTGCGGCGACGGCGTCATCCAGGACCACGAACAATGTGACGACGGCAACGTCGTGGACGGCGACGGCTGTAGCCACGACTGCCAGTCCACCGAGACGTGTGGCAACGGCGTCGTGGACCGGGTCACCAACGAGAAGTGCGACGACGGCAACACGGAGGACGGCGACGGGTGCAGCGCGGACTGCAAGTCCAACGAGCTGTGCGGCAACGGCGTCACGGACACGGCCGTGGGCGAGAAGTGCGACGACGGCAACAACACCAGCGGCGACGGCTGCAGCGCGGACTGTCTGTCCAACGAGACGTGCGGCAACGGCTACACCGACCCCTCGAAGGGGGAGAAGTGCGACGACGGCAACACCGTCAGCGGCGACGGGTGCAGCGCGGACTGCCTCTCCCAGGAGAGCTGCGGCAACGGCTACGTGGACGTGGCCAAGGGTGAGAAGTGCGACGACGGCAACAACATCAACGGCGACGGGTGCAGCTCCGACTGCAAGTCCAACGAGACCTGCGGCAACGGCGTCCTCGACACCATCAAGGGTGAAATCTGCGACGACGGCAACAACGTCAGCGAGGACGGGTGCAGCGCGGACTGCCGCTCCGCGGAGGGCTGCGGCAACGGCGTGCGCGACGGCGAGGAGCAGTGCGACGACAAGGGCGAGTCCGCCACCTGCAACATCAACTGCACCGTGCGCGTCTGCGGCGACGGCATCGTCAACCGGACCGCGGGCGAGCAGTGTGACGACAAGGGCGAGTCCGCCTACTGCAACGCCAACTGCACGCTGCGCGCCTGCGGCGACGGCGTGGTGAACACGTCGGCCGGCGAGCAGTGCGACAACCCCGGCCCCGTCAACAGCCCCACCTGCGACGCGGACTGCACCATCGCCTTCTGCGGCGACGGCTTCACCAACGCCACGCGCGGCGAGCTGTGCGACACGGCTGGCAACTCCCGCACCTGCAACGCGGACTGCACGCCCGCGGCCTGCGGCGACCGGTTCCTCAACACCGCGGCGGGCGAGCAGTGCGACGACGGGCCCAACTCCCCCATCTGCGACGTGGACTGCACGCCCGTGGCCTGCGGCGACGGCGTCACCAACACGGCGGCGAAGGAGCAGTGCGACGACGGCAACACGCGCGACGACGACGACTGCCTGAGCACCTGCAAGCCGAACATCTGCGGCGACGGCGTGGTCAACGTCAACGGGCCGGACCGCCCGGAGTCCTGCGACGACGGCAACACCCGGACGGAGACCGCGTGCGACTACGGCACCGCCACCTGCGAGGCGTGCAGCAGCGACTGCAAGACGCGGCTGGAGCTGAAGGGCAACGTCTGCGGCGACAACGTCAAGGACGCCACCCACGAGGCCTGTGACGACGGCAACACCGAGACCGAGGACGCCTGCCCCTACGGCACCGCCACCTGCAAGGTGTGCCGCTTCGACTGCAAGGAGGTCCTGTCGCGCACGGGCAACGTCTGCGGCGACAACGTCAAGGACGCGGACCACGAGGTCTGCGACGACGGCAACACCAAGACGGAGACCGCCTGCCCCTACGGCCAGGCCGACTGCCAGGCCTGCCGCAATGACTGCCAGGAGACCCTCACGCTCCACGGCAACGTCTGCGGCGACGGCGCCAAGGACCCGAACCCCGCCAACGAGGTCTGCGACGACGGCAACACCAAGACGGAGACCGCCTGCCCCTACGGCACCGCCACCTGCCAGGTGTGCCGCGGCGACTGCAAGGAGATCCTGACGGTGAAGGGCAACGTCTGCGGCGACGGCGTGGCGGACCTGGCCCACGAGACCTGCGACGACGGCAACCTCATCACGGAGACCGCCTGCCCCTACGGCCAGGCCAGTTGCAAGCGGTGCAGCAGCGACTGCCAGACGATCCTCAACCTCCAGGGCAACGTCTGCGGCGACGGCGTGCAGGACGTCAGCTCCGCCAACGAGGTCTGCGACGACGGCAACACCGTCACGGAGTCCTCGTGCCCCTACGGTCAGGCGAGCTGCAAGGTGTGCCGCGGTGACTGCAAGGAGCTCATCCCCGCCACGGGCAACGTCTGCGGCGACGGCGTCCTGGACTCGGCCCATGAGACCTGTGACGACGGCAACCTCATCACGGAGACCGCCTGCCCCTACGGCCAGGCCAGCTGCAAGCGGTGCAGCAGCGACTGCCAGACGGTCCTCAACCTCCAGGGCAACGTCTGCGGCGACGGCGTCGTGGACTCGACCCGCGAGACCTGCGACGACGGCAACCCCACCTGCGGCTCGTGCAGCGCGGACTGCCAGCTGAAGACGCTCCGGGCGGCGACGGGCACCATCACGGCCTCCGCCAGCACGAACATGAATGACGGGGAGACGTTCACCATCAGCGACGGCCTCAACACCCCCGTCACCTTCGAGGTGGACCGCGACAACAAGCTCAAGAACCCCGCCAATCAGCGGGTCGCCCTGTCCAACACGGGCACCACGCCCGCGACGCAGGTCGCGCTCATCATCCGGGACGCCATCAACGCGGTGACGGATCCCTTCGAAATCACGGCGACGGTCGGCACCAACAGCACCATCGTGAACCTGACCCACAACCTGAAGGGCACCATCGGCAACCAGGCGATGACCGAGAAGATCTCCAACGTCGACTTCAAGGTGAACGGGATGAACGGCGGCGCCGGCTACGACTGCACCGAGGGCAAGGCGTGCGTGGCGGACGAGGACTGCCAACACGACCTGGTGTGTGGGGCCAGCAAGACCTGCGTCCCCGCGCCCTGA
- a CDS encoding isoamylase, with protein MLTPPRRHRRSPWLTRWHPLVAVGFASALVSCASPATPDEAPAPAAPAVEDIAQREQELTWTLGAKYDATQANIDFNVYSSRATRIEVWIYKTAQGAQESVSYVMTKNATTNVWSKSVSVATLKNTYGITGTVYYGYRAWGPNWTYSSTWSKTNNTVGFVADVDAAGNRFNPNKLLWDPYALELSHDPVNPNNADATVFASGPLHRYKDSGPYAPKGIVLAPDTTATGTKPTRAFKDDIVYEVHLRGLTKQDTGSGLDAACLGTYKTAGQKAAQLAALGVTAVEFLPLHETDNGNNDKVASTTGDNYWGYMSLSYFAPDRRYACDQTPGGPTREFKTMVKAFHDAGIKVLVDVVYNHTGEGGGWINGDPSTYNVMSYRGLDNPTYYSLTKDMQFNWDNTGVGGNFNTFNPVARNVILHSLSYWKDTLGVDGFRFDLASVLGNIYEHETATHSGYEYNRDNPNTALNQITTQLDPRPEAGGAGTDFIAEPWAIGGNSYQVGNFPAKWREWNGAFRDVFRKDQNQLGVEPVLPSDLATRFAGSSDLYGDTNDGRKPAASVNFMVAHDGFTLKDLYSCNSKNNGQAWPYGPSDGGEDSNHSWDQGGNALLQRQAARNGIAFLMLSAGVPMITGGDEFLRTQYCNNNAYNLDSDKNWLNYTWNTDQTNFRAFTQNLIAFRKAHPALRPAAFYATTDGNGNVMEQHRWFKPDGFMPDAPYFNDPSKHALAYRIDATEFGETTVNAIYVAYNGWSDSVNFLLPWPGNGKQWYRVTDTCSWAEGPNQVVLNPGSAQLIGGEAANYGVCGRGLLVLVAK; from the coding sequence ATGCTGACCCCTCCCCGTCGTCACCGCCGGAGCCCCTGGCTCACGCGGTGGCATCCCCTCGTCGCCGTGGGCTTCGCCTCCGCGCTGGTCTCCTGCGCTTCCCCGGCAACGCCTGACGAAGCCCCCGCCCCCGCGGCCCCCGCCGTGGAGGACATCGCGCAGCGCGAGCAGGAGCTCACCTGGACGCTGGGCGCGAAGTACGACGCCACGCAGGCCAACATCGACTTCAACGTCTACTCGTCGCGCGCCACGCGCATCGAGGTGTGGATCTACAAGACGGCCCAGGGCGCTCAGGAGTCCGTGAGCTATGTGATGACGAAGAACGCGACGACCAATGTCTGGTCCAAGTCCGTCTCCGTCGCCACGCTGAAGAACACCTATGGCATTACCGGCACCGTCTATTACGGCTACCGCGCGTGGGGTCCCAACTGGACCTACAGCTCCACCTGGAGCAAGACGAACAACACGGTGGGCTTCGTCGCGGACGTGGACGCCGCGGGCAACCGCTTCAACCCGAACAAGCTCTTGTGGGACCCGTACGCGCTGGAGCTGTCCCACGATCCGGTGAACCCGAACAACGCGGACGCCACGGTGTTCGCGTCCGGCCCGCTGCACCGCTACAAGGACAGCGGCCCGTACGCGCCCAAGGGCATCGTGCTGGCGCCGGACACCACGGCCACCGGCACCAAGCCCACGCGCGCCTTCAAGGACGACATCGTCTATGAGGTGCACCTGCGCGGCCTGACGAAGCAGGACACCGGCTCCGGGTTGGATGCCGCCTGTCTGGGCACCTACAAGACGGCGGGTCAGAAGGCGGCGCAGCTGGCGGCGCTGGGCGTGACGGCGGTGGAGTTCCTGCCGCTGCATGAGACGGACAACGGCAACAACGACAAGGTCGCGAGCACCACGGGCGACAACTACTGGGGCTACATGAGCCTCAGCTACTTCGCGCCGGACCGCCGCTACGCGTGCGACCAGACGCCGGGCGGCCCCACGCGCGAGTTCAAGACCATGGTGAAGGCGTTCCACGACGCCGGCATCAAGGTGCTGGTGGACGTGGTCTACAACCACACTGGCGAGGGCGGCGGGTGGATCAACGGCGACCCGAGCACGTACAACGTCATGTCGTACCGGGGCCTGGACAACCCCACGTACTACAGCCTGACGAAGGACATGCAGTTCAACTGGGACAACACGGGCGTGGGCGGCAACTTCAACACGTTCAACCCCGTGGCCCGGAACGTCATCCTGCATTCGCTGTCGTACTGGAAGGACACGCTGGGCGTGGACGGCTTCCGGTTCGACCTGGCGTCGGTGCTGGGCAACATCTACGAGCACGAGACGGCCACGCACAGCGGCTACGAGTACAACCGCGACAACCCGAACACGGCGCTCAATCAAATCACCACGCAGTTGGATCCACGTCCGGAAGCGGGCGGCGCGGGCACGGACTTCATCGCGGAGCCGTGGGCCATTGGCGGCAACTCCTACCAGGTGGGCAACTTCCCGGCGAAGTGGCGGGAGTGGAACGGCGCGTTCCGCGACGTCTTCCGCAAGGACCAGAACCAGCTGGGCGTGGAGCCCGTGCTGCCGTCGGACCTGGCCACGCGCTTCGCGGGCTCGTCGGACCTGTATGGGGATACGAATGACGGCCGCAAGCCGGCCGCGTCCGTGAACTTCATGGTGGCCCACGACGGCTTCACCCTGAAGGACCTGTACTCGTGCAACAGCAAGAACAACGGCCAGGCGTGGCCCTACGGCCCGTCCGACGGCGGCGAGGACAGCAACCACAGCTGGGACCAGGGAGGCAACGCGCTGCTCCAGCGGCAGGCGGCGCGCAACGGCATCGCGTTCCTGATGCTGAGCGCGGGCGTGCCCATGATCACGGGCGGCGACGAGTTCCTGCGCACGCAGTACTGCAACAACAACGCGTACAACCTGGACTCGGACAAGAACTGGCTGAACTACACGTGGAACACGGACCAGACCAACTTCCGCGCGTTCACGCAGAACCTCATCGCGTTCCGCAAGGCGCACCCGGCGCTGCGTCCGGCGGCGTTCTACGCCACGACGGACGGCAACGGGAACGTGATGGAGCAGCACCGCTGGTTCAAGCCGGATGGCTTCATGCCGGACGCGCCGTACTTCAACGACCCGAGCAAGCACGCGCTGGCCTACCGCATCGACGCGACGGAGTTCGGTGAGACGACGGTGAACGCCATCTACGTCGCGTACAACGGCTGGTCCGACTCCGTGAACTTCCTGCTGCCGTGGCCGGGCAATGGCAAGCAGTGGTACCGCGTGACGGACACCTGCTCGTGGGCCGAGGGCCCGAACCAGGTGGTGCTCAATCCGGGCAGCGCGCAGCTGATTGGCGGCGAGGCCGCGAACTACGGCGTGTGCGGCCGCGGTCTGCTGGTGCTGGTGGCCAAGTAG